One bacterium DNA window includes the following coding sequences:
- a CDS encoding 4Fe-4S double cluster binding domain-containing protein: MKEEKVLTYNLIEKAITAGVDIIGVTSAKPFRIQGEKERVVDPKEILNDAQSVIVGGFYIYNKLDILPSEPSKPRGRFSSYGIRVYMRMRAYTEKVIKQFLRKEGYKCVASMKIPAKLAAVRAGLGKYGKNAVVLTEKLGSLVMFEILITNAPLNYEDHPVEASDCGECDICLKSCPTKAIHPPFKVNRARCITNWLWGTFIPTELREKQENRLFGCGECLWACPKNKHLKPRVKYPVPLEEVSDSPELIPLVTSDAEYYRKVIPSFARWAGIDTIRGNAIIALGNIADSTAVDALKETLQHPKPQIRAYSAWALGRIGNKKTKKILEETLSKEQNPKVVKEIKNALEKTDSFSV; the protein is encoded by the coding sequence GTGAAAGAAGAGAAAGTACTTACTTATAATCTCATAGAGAAGGCAATAACTGCAGGTGTAGATATAATTGGTGTAACGTCTGCAAAACCTTTCAGGATACAAGGAGAGAAAGAAAGGGTTGTTGACCCAAAGGAGATACTCAATGATGCTCAGTCAGTCATTGTAGGAGGTTTCTATATTTATAACAAACTTGATATTTTGCCATCCGAACCGAGCAAGCCACGAGGTAGGTTCTCCTCTTATGGAATCAGGGTATATATGCGGATGCGTGCTTACACTGAAAAAGTCATCAAACAATTTCTGCGCAAGGAAGGATACAAGTGTGTTGCTTCTATGAAGATTCCTGCAAAATTAGCGGCTGTGCGTGCAGGTCTTGGTAAATACGGCAAGAATGCAGTAGTCCTTACCGAAAAACTCGGCTCATTGGTGATGTTTGAAATCCTAATAACCAATGCCCCCTTGAATTATGAAGATCACCCGGTAGAGGCATCTGATTGTGGGGAGTGCGATATTTGTCTTAAGTCCTGTCCTACAAAGGCAATTCATCCACCTTTTAAGGTAAACAGGGCAAGATGTATTACAAACTGGCTCTGGGGAACCTTTATTCCGACTGAGCTTCGTGAAAAACAAGAGAATCGTCTCTTTGGTTGTGGTGAATGTCTGTGGGCTTGTCCTAAAAATAAACATCTTAAACCTCGGGTTAAATATCCTGTGCCATTAGAGGAAGTAAGCGATAGTCCAGAACTCATCCCGTTGGTAACCTCTGATGCAGAATACTATCGCAAGGTAATCCCTTCATTTGCAAGATGGGCAGGGATAGACACAATCCGAGGGAATGCTATTATTGCCCTTGGCAACATTGCTGACTCTACCGCTGTAGATGCACTTAAGGAGACACTACAACACCCTAAGCCACAAATCAGAGCATATTCTGCGTGGGCATTAGGAAGAATAGGCAACAAGAAGACAAAAAAGATACTTGAAGAAACTTTATCAAAAGAACAAAATCCAAAAGTTGTAAAGGAAATCAAGAACGCTTTAGAAAAAACTGATAGCTTCTCTGTCTAA